Proteins encoded within one genomic window of Naumovozyma dairenensis CBS 421 chromosome 6, complete genome:
- the HSP10 gene encoding Hsp10p (similar to Saccharomyces cerevisiae HSP10 (YOR020C); ancestral locus Anc_5.607), which translates to MSTLLKSAKSIVPLMDRVLVQRIKAEAKTASGILLPEKNVAKLNQAQVLAVGPGFTDANGNKVLPQVKVGDQVLIPQFGGSAIKLKDDEEVVLFRDSEILAKINDA; encoded by the coding sequence ATGTCTACTCTGTTGAAATCCGCAAAATCTATTGTCCCCTTAATGGACCGTGTCTTGGTTCAAAGAATCAAAGCTGAAGCCAAGACAGCATCTGGTATCCTGTTACCAGAGAAGAACGTCGCTAAATTGAATCAAGCTCAAGTCTTAGCTGTCGGTCCTGGCTTTACTGATGCCAATGGTAACAAAGTATTACCACAAGTGAAAGTTGGTGATCAAGTTTTGATCCCACAATTCGGTGGTTCCGctataaaattgaaagatgatgaagaagtcGTTTTATTTAGAGATTCTGAAATCTTAGCAAAGATTAATGACGCATAA
- the NDAI0F01020 gene encoding uncharacterized protein (Ty-like retrotransposon), producing the protein MVSIQTNMADAQDRQSIHFNEHHRVTNFKVGDSVLVHKDAYNNKPFTKFHHLWYGPFKIIETLGDQTYRLNSQLGNRRTNTFHVRRLKLYNHRQDNAYNVPHTDYKNKLHLIERVVRIFRNSTCEVQWSNAETWDTSIIPLHIIFNSEYRHLLDPYYNPSTQEITVTSS; encoded by the coding sequence ATGGTTTCAATACAAACAAATATGGCTGATGCTCAAGACCGCCAATCTATTCACTTTAATGAACACCATCGTGTTACAAACTTCAAGGTTGGCGACTCAGTACTGGTTCATAAGGATGCCTACAACAATAAACCTTTTACCAAATTCCACCACTTGTGGTATGGTCCCTTCAAGATTATTGAAACATTGGGTGACCAAACCTACAGACTAAACTCTCAGCTTGGTAATCGTCGTACCAACACCTTCCACGTTCGAAGACTCAAGTTGTATAACCACCGTCAAGATAATGCCTATAATGTTCCACATACTGactataaaaataaattacatcTCATCGAACGTGTTGTTCGTATATTCCGTAATAGTACGTGTGAAGTCCAATGGTCAAATGCCGAAACATGGGATACTAGCATCATTCCACTCCACATCATTTTCAACTCTGAATACCGTCACCTACTCGATCCATATTATAATCCATCCACACAAGAAATTACCGTCACATCCTCTTAA